The following proteins are encoded in a genomic region of Pagrus major chromosome 16, Pma_NU_1.0:
- the LOC141010245 gene encoding microtubule-associated protein 1S-like codes for MASSRVPEREVREEPRRATTANLDFSPHKHSLLIIIGRTAHLRQTGHICGDIERGIRSWDVDLKSCNLNLFLQEFLSHHTASFKGAGQKCLRHSTRVLDTQVLISPSQEQVHSEVSALLSRDSAHKLLILAGQSVEDSGDLLFHRGLFSPHHLKKILTEQFIDQESSSSKLSLTLSCPNISQWRNTLVGNQPLQGPFTLLINPPEVLPAMEALGEFTSLISGTLSPPSPFDLLPPPTTVGFLKLSRPCCYVFPAGRGDCAFFAINGFTVLVDGGSDSQACFWKLVRHLDRVDAVLLTHVGTENLPGVNVFLERKVAELELSSDVKDDSSKRLISPELGVVFFNAPSRLQLEDQPCADSVLKSTQQGALTLTLLKKLEIRPQPLFRPQGIPIEPLTLFQKMGVGQLDLYILNPGKNSQEYQTFMQNWPDAVSSASKSQTLPLTALASVSALLVWHPACPQEKVVRVLFPGVTPQAKLLQGLEKLKGLAFLQKPAVTTGDLERLGEDKTPKRTESQDSGKSQGKESTVKHGKDRGGKEEGKGKLLNGVAARDADKTRIKETGVKHKAASSEKNTSKKGGGKDGKKEDKPGNKEENGVTRHDQGKRDALTPKPKNDNKTKLKKEAKNDSKTGGKKTKKTSGKEANNGKKVHENAELPDNNSTKPDAGTVLSEPERLDAEQKPEKQSEENPCGSKMSTPEDMTADFLKLREETAAQVETADKGEQKSSESGNEKSLGDLSKAADTLEEEAGDNAGIMGGESGDNGARDKAWTGEKAPEDQPGNACKPAKVVGFPSPLNKAPKNEPSDQLDLTPTEYTLLDGALRSSPPSRSSPENQVPVSPDEETVEPASPDSRPNSAGHTPYCLSPDDVWCNRATLNRLQAQMGNEESANVNDSSKQSEGQLNQPKTTPESQANPREKHLSFLSLGSFKDGSSDPSPSLTTTTTTHSMPAEVSSPQSTEVDESLSMSLEQGPTSVSQRDGDDSLHHSSSNGGHFVGMSLPMKKPPRSVGQGFEMGRPPAPNTLHFEASAHDVDLCLVSPCEFKHFKQPDSGSGASESPRGAFTPHHHGNNNNNPKDTSPSESNAPACTEDCPSTTAEGVLDSDEDESCSEPSNSPHDLHTSRALPQDPLPAPLRDSPPLPPHPDTSMPVPQSDSDAHGKRAKATGTRGKKSPAVTEASQRSGSGKSRTGNQSGVLKGNASSTRTPSSSPRSAPAKSSPNPGSKSTSAGEVSLYVDLAYIPYGGSSSTVNVDFFRCVRSSCYIVSGDSPEREELLRHTLDALLDSKKSWPETMQVTVIPTYESVAMQEWYQQTLDRQKELGITVLGSNSTVAMQDETFPACKIEF; via the exons ATGGCGTCCAGCCGGGTGCCGGAGAGGGAGGTCCGGGAGGAGCCGAGGCGCGCCACGACCGCAAACCTCGACTTCAGCCCCCACAAACACTCCCTGCTCATCATTATCGGACGGACCGCACACCTCAGACAGACGGGACACATCTGCGGGGACATTGAACGAG GTATTCGTTCATGGGACGTCGACTTAAAATCCTGTAACCTGAACCTCTTTCTCCAAGAGTTTCTCTCCCATCACACAGCGTCTTTCAAGGGTGCAG ggCAGAAGTGTCTGCGCCACAGTACCAGAGTGTTGGACACTCAGGTGCTGATCAGTCCGTCTCAGGAACAGGTTCATTCAGAG GTGTCGGCTCTGCTGTCCAGGGATTCGGCTCATAAGCTGCTGATCTTGGCCGGCCAGAGTGTGGAGGACAGTGGAGACCTGCTGTTTCACAGAGGACTGTTCTCACCACACCACCTGAAAAAAATACTGACAGAGCAG TTCATAGATCAAGAGAGCTCCTCCTCCAAACTCAGTCTGACTCTAAGTTGTCCCAACATCAGCCAGTGGAGGAATACTCTCGTGGGAAACCAGCCTCTGCAGGGTCCTTTCACGCTGCTCATCAATCCCCCAGAGGTGCTGCCTGCCATGGAGGCCCTGGGGGAATTCACCTCCCTCATCTCTGGCACcctctcccctccatctcccttCGACCTCCTGCCTCCTCCCACCACGGTGGGTTTTCTCAAGCTGTCCCGCCCCTGCTGCTACGTGTTCCCTGCCGGCCGCGGCGACTGTGCCTTTTTTGCCATTAACGGGTTCACGGTGCTGGTGGACGGCGGCTCGGACTCTCAGGCTTGTTTCTGGAAGCTGGTCCGCCACCTCGACCGAGTTGATGCAGTTTTGTTAACGCATGTTGGGACAGAGAACCTCCCCGGGGTCAATGTCTTCCTGGAGAGGAAGGTGGCTGAGTTGGAGCTGAGCTCTGATGTCAAAG ATGACTCCTCTAAGAGGCTTATCTCCCCAGAGCTTGGAGTTGTTTTCTTTAACGCCCCCAGCAGGTTGCAGCTGGAAGATCAGCCCT GTGCGGACAGTGTACTGAAGAGCACACAGCAGGgggctctaaccctaaccttgTTAAAGAAGTTAGAAATCAGACCACAGCCATTGTTTCGACCACAAGGGATCCCCATTGAGCCACTGACCCTGTTCCAGAAGATGGGAGTGGGACAGCTGGATTTATACATCCTCAACCCCGGCAAAAACAGTCAAGAGTACCAGACATTCATGCAAAACTGGCCTGATGCCGTGTCATCAGCATCCAAATCCCAAACTCTCCCTCTCACCGCGCTGGCCTCAGTGTCTGCGCTGCTTGTGTGGCACCCAGCGTGTCCCCAGGAGAAGGTGGTCAGGGTGCTGTTCCCCGGTGTCACCCCACAGGCAAAGCTGCTGCAGGGGCTGGAGAAGCTGAAGGGTCTGGCCTTCCTCCAGAAACCTGCTGTGACGACCGGGGACCTGGAGAGGCTGGGAGAGGACAAAACGCCCAAGAGGACGGAGAGCCAGGACAGTGGTAAGTCTCAAGGGAAGGAGTCAACGGTGAAACACGGAAAAGATCGGGGAGGTAAAGAAGAGGGGAAAGGAAAACTGTTAAACGGAGTCGCTGCAAGAGATGCTGATAAAACCAGAATCAAAGAGACAGGTGTCAAGCACAAAGCAGCATCTTCAGAGAAGAATACTTCAAAGAAAGGAGGAGGTAAGGATGGGAAGAAGGAGGATAAGCCTGGCAATAAAGAGGAGAACGGTGTTACGAGGCATGATCAGGGGAAAAGGGATGCTCTCACTCCAAAACCAAAGAATGACAATAAAACTAAACTCAAAAAGGAAGCAAAAAATGACTCCAAAACAGgggggaagaaaacaaaaaaaacatcaggaaaGGAGGCAAATAATGGCAAGAAGGTGCATGAAAACGCTGAATTACCAGataacaactcaacaaaaccTGATGCTGGGACTGTGTTATCAGAGCCAGAGAGACTCGATGCAGAGCAAAAACCAGAGAAACAGTCTGAAGAGAACCCCTGTGGCTCCAAAATGTCTACCCCTGAGGACATGACAGCTGATTTTCTAAAGCTCAGGGAGGAAACTGCAGCACAGGTGGAAACAGCAGATAAAGGAGAGCAGAAAAGCAGTGAGTCCGGAAATGAAAAAAGCCTTGGAGACCTGAGCAAAGCGGCTGACACACTTGAGGAAGAAGCCGGAGATAATGCAGGGATAATGGGAGGAGAGAGTGGTGATAATGGAGCGCGAGACAAGGCTTGGACTGGAGAGAAAGCGCCAGAAGACCAGCCTGGAAATGCTTGTAAACCAGCAAAGGTTGTAGGATTCCCATCTCCCTTGAATAAGGCGCCAAAGAATGAGCCCTCAGACCAGCTCGACTTAACCCCGACTGAATACACTCTCCTGGACGGGGCTTTGAGAAGCAGCCCTCCCTCCAGATCCTCTCCAGAGAACCAGGTGCCAGTCAGCCCTGACGAGGAGACGGTAGAGCCCGCATCCCCTGATTCACGGCCCAACAGCGCAGGCCACACTCCTTACTGTCTGTCCCCAGATGATGTGTGGTGCAACAGGGCCACTCTCAACAGGTTACAGGCCCAGATGGGAAACGAAGAGTCAGCTAATGTCAACGATTCATCCAAGCAGAGTGAGGGACAATTAAACCAGCCCAAAACCACTCCAGAGAGCCAAGCAAACCCCAGAGAGAAGCACCTAAGTTTCCTTTCTTTGGGTTCATTTAAAGACGGCTCTTCAGACCCCTCTCCGTCTCTCACTACCACCACTACTACACACTCAATGCCGGCAGAGGTGAGCTCACCTCAGTCCACAGAGGTAGATGAGTCACTGTCCATGTCCTTAGAGCAGGGACCAACCTCTGTGAGCCAAAGAGATGGGGATGACAGCCTTCATCACTCAAGCTCCAATGGAGGCCATTTTGTTGGGATGTCTTTACCAATGAAGAAGCCACCAAGATCTGTAGGGCAGGGTTTCGAGATGGGGCGGCCTCCGGCTCCTAACACACTTCATTTTGAGGCATCAGCTCACGATGTGGATCTATGTCTGGTGTCTCCCTGCGAGTTCAAGCATTTCAAACAACCTGACTCTGGCTCAGGTGCGAGCGAGTCCCCCAGAGGAGCTTTTACTCCACATCATCacggcaacaacaacaacaaccccaaAGACACATCGCCCAGCGAGTCAAATGCCCCCGCCTGCACTGAGGACTGCCCGTCCACCACCGCAGAGGGAGTTCTGGACTCAGATGAGGATGAGTCATGTAGTGAGCCGTCTAACTCGCCCCATGACCTCCACACCAGCCGGGCTCTGCCCCAGGACCCTCTTCCTGCCCCTCTCAGGGACAGTCCACCCCTGCCCCCTCATCCTGACACCTCCATGCCCGTTCCTCAGTCTGACTCTGATGCTCACGGGAAGAGGGCAAAAGCCACTGGCACACGAGGCAAAAAATCGCCAGCG GTTACTGAGGCCTCCCAAAGATCAGGCTCAGGGAAAAGCAGGACAGGGAACCAAAGTGGAGTCCTGAAGGGGAACGCCTCGTCTACTCGAACGCCTTCCTCCAGCCCCCGTTCGGCACCAGCAAAATCCTCACCCAATCCAG GCTCTAAGTCTACCTCTGCAGGAGAAGTCAGCCTATATGTTGACCTGGCCTATATTCCCTATGGAGGCTCCTCTTCAACAGTCAACGTGGACTTCTTCAGATGCGTTCGCTCCTCTTGTTACATCGTCAGTGGCGACAGtccagagagagaagagctgTTGAGGCATACGCTAGACGCATTACTGGATAGCAAGAAATCCTGGCCTGAGACTATGCag GTGACAGTGATCCCCACCTATGAGTCGGTGGCGATGCAGGAGTGGTACCAGCAGACCctggacagacagaaggagCTGGGCATTACCGTCCTGGGCTCTAACAGCACTGTCGCCATGCAGGACGAGACCTTTCCCGCCTGCAAGATAGAGTTTTGA